A part of Pseudoalteromonas arctica A 37-1-2 genomic DNA contains:
- the lolA gene encoding outer membrane lipoprotein chaperone LolA, with amino-acid sequence MKKFNALLLVLGSVLAAPSFADDSQALQDRLATLKSFKAQFAQKVTDKEGQAVMQGEGTIALQQPMMIRWQQTNPDDTLFVSNGDKTYYFDSFAEQVTIMKTSSLIDSTPFVLLTSKDPAQWEKYSVLATNTGFSVTPNKGVESQVEQLDIAFAGNEQGLAKLVVTDNSGQLSSFTFNNAQVNTPLDKSTFEFTPPEGVEIDDQSNGE; translated from the coding sequence ATGAAAAAATTTAACGCCTTATTATTAGTGTTAGGCAGCGTACTTGCCGCACCAAGCTTTGCTGATGACAGCCAAGCATTACAAGACAGACTTGCTACTTTAAAAAGCTTTAAAGCGCAGTTTGCACAAAAAGTAACAGACAAAGAAGGCCAAGCGGTTATGCAAGGCGAGGGCACAATAGCGCTTCAACAGCCTATGATGATTCGCTGGCAGCAAACAAACCCAGACGATACATTATTTGTATCAAACGGCGATAAAACCTATTACTTCGACAGCTTTGCTGAGCAAGTAACAATTATGAAAACCAGCAGCCTAATCGACTCAACACCATTTGTGCTACTTACATCAAAAGACCCAGCACAGTGGGAAAAATACAGCGTACTTGCAACAAATACAGGCTTTAGCGTAACGCCAAATAAAGGCGTAGAAAGCCAAGTAGAACAACTTGATATAGCGTTTGCGGGTAACGAGCAAGGCCTTGCTAAACTAGTCGTTACCGACAACTCAGGGCAGCTATCGTCATTTACGTTTAACAATGCCCAAGTTAATACGCCGCTTGATAAAAGCACTTTTGAATTTACGCCTCCTGAAGGTGTTGAAATAGACGATCAGAGTAACGGTGAGTAA